A genomic segment from Ciconia boyciana chromosome 5, ASM3463844v1, whole genome shotgun sequence encodes:
- the NPY2R gene encoding neuropeptide Y receptor type 2, whose protein sequence is MGPLEAVGEENQTDEMKVELFTKLYLPRYSTPLNELALDPKPELKDSTTLVEVQIILIFAYCSIILLGVIGNSLVIHVIIKFKSMRTVTNFFIANLAVADLLVNTLCLPFTLVYTLLGEWKLGPVLCHLVPYAQALAVHVSTVTLTVIALDRHRCIVYHLESKISKRISFLIIGVAWAVSALLASPLAIFREYSLIEIIPDFKIVVCSEKWPGEGQLNYGTIYSISMLLIQYVLPLAVISYAYARIWTKLKNHVSPGAGNDHYHHRRQKTTKMLVCVVVVFAVSWLPFHTFQLVSDIDSQVLDLKEYKLIYTVFHVIAMCSTFANPLLYGWMNNNYRTAFLTAFQCEQRLDSIHPEVSAAFKARKKLEAKRIQFPGDSFTQPTNV, encoded by the coding sequence ATGGGGCCCCTGGAAGCAGTCGGTGAGGAAAACCAGACAGATGAAATGAAAGTAGAGCTGTTCACCAAGCTGTACTTGCCGAGATACAGCACACCGCTCAACGAATTGGCTCTGGACCCTAAACCAGAACTGAAGGACAGCACAACGCTAGTTGAAGTGCAGATAATCCTCATCTTTGCTTACTGCTCCATCATCCTGCTGGGGGTGATCGGAAACTCCCTGGTGATCCATGTGATCATCAAGTTCAAAAGCATGCGCACAGTGACTAACTTCTTCATTGCCAACCTGGCTGTGGCTGACCTGCTGGTGAATACGTTGTGCCTGCCCTTCACTTTGGTTTACACACTGTTGGGTGAATGGAAACTGGGCCCGGTCTTGTGTCACCTGGTGCCTTATGCCCAGGCTCTTGCTGTGCACGTGTCTACTGTTACTTTGACTGTGATCGCTTTGGATCGGCATCGCTGCATCGTCTACCACTTGGAAAGCAAAATCTCTAAGCGGATCAGCTTCCTGATTATAGGAGTTGCCTGGGCAGTCAGTGCCCTGTTGGCAAGTCCTCTGGCCATCTTCCGTGAGTACTCGCTGATTGAGATAATTCCTGACTTCAAGATTGTGGTCTGCTCTGAGAAGTGGCCAGGGGAGGGGCAGCTCAACTATGGCACCATCTACAGCATCTCCATGCTCCTGATCCAGTATGTGCTGCCTCTGGCAGTCATCTCCTATGCCTACGCCCGTATTTGGACCAAGCTCAAGAACCATGTTAGTCCTGGGGCGGGGAATGACCACTACCACCACCGGCGGCAGAAAACCACCAAGATGCTGGTATGCGTGGTTGTGGTGTTCGCTGTCAGCTGGCTGCCATTTCACACCTTCCAGCTAGTCAGTGACATTGACAGTCAGGTGTTAGACCTGAAAGAGTACAAACTGATCTACACAGTGTTTCACGTCATCGCCATGTGCTCAACGTTTGCTAACCCCCTTCTCTATGGCTGGATGAATAACAACTACAGGACGGCCTTCCTCACGGCCTTCCAGTGCGAACAGCGGCTGGACTCCATCCACCCTGAAGTATCAGCAGCTTTCAAAGCCAGGAAGAAACTGGAAGCAAAGAGGATTCAATTCCCCGGAGACTCTTTCACACAACCTACCAATGTCTAA